A segment of the Cotesia glomerata isolate CgM1 linkage group LG2, MPM_Cglom_v2.3, whole genome shotgun sequence genome:
TCTCAGTTGGGCGTTGGATACCAACCAGGAAGAACGTGAAAAGGGTAAAACGGTAGAAGTCGGCCGAGCGTACTTTGAAACAGAGCGAAAACATTTTACAATATTGGATGCACCGGGTCATAAGAGTTTTGTGCCAAACATGATTGGAGGTGCGGCACAAGCTGATCTTGCTGTACTTGTAATATCTGCGCGAAAAGGTGAATTTGAAACTGGATTTGACAGAGGTGGACAAACGAGAGAACATGCTATGCTTGCTAAAACGGCTGGTGTCAAGCATCTTGTagttttagttaataaaatggATGATCCAACTGTAGAATGGGATGAGGGCCGATACAACGAGTGCAGgtaatacttaaaattaattatactataTAATAGAtagaaatttacaattataatttattagattagATAGTTATAtgatgtttaataaaatttttcagagacAAAATCCTTCCATACCTCCGTAAATTAGGGTTCAACCCGGCGAAAGATCTTACCTTTATGCCTGTGTCAGGTCAATTGGGAATCGGGTTAAAAGATCCGATACCCGAGAGTTTGTGTTTTTGGTACAGCGGGCCACCTTTTATACCTTTCATTGATTCGCTACCATCGCTCAATCGTAAAAGCAACGGACCATTTATCATGCCTATAGTTGACAAGTACAAGGACATGGGTACGGTGGTAATGGGCAAAGTCGAAGCGGGTGAATCTAGAAAAGGTCAAGCTTTATTAGTTATGCCAAACAGGACGGCGGTTATTGTCGATCAGCTGTGGTCGGATGATGAGGAAGTCACGTCTGTTGGTCCCGgtgaaaatgttaaaataaagcTTAAGGGTATTGAAGAGGAAGACGTTAGTCCAGGATTTGTACTTTGCGACGGTAATAATCCAATAACTACTGGTAAAGTCTTTGATGCTCAAGTAGTGATATTGGAGCACAAGAGTATCATTTGCGCGGGCTACAGCGCTGTGATGCATATTCATTGTGCTGCTGAAGAGGTCACGGTTAAAACGTTGCTTTGTCTTGTTGACAAAAAGACTGGGGATAAAAGTAAAACGAGACCTAGGTTTGTTAAGCAAGACCAGGTTGCCATTATGAGAATAGAGTGTGCTGGAGTTATTTgccttgaaaaatttaaactcttTCCCCAAATGGGACGATTCACCCTCAGAGACGAaagtaagtttatttatttttcatttatatctTTATCTTCTTTTAAAGCTTCTTTAATTTGACTATGCTATACAATTCTGGTTGTtagatttaaatataaataattttgtttttttttttttttttattaattacagaTAAAACTATTGCCATCGGCAAAGTGCTAAAGGTTGTCGAGTAAATTTGCTCAACGTCATCGATCGTTAGTGCCGGTCGAAGGCAATAGCGGAAGTGTACACGCAACGACGCAGCGAGCCGCGTACAAGATGATATGCGagataaataagaatattaCTACTAAAAcggaaagaaaaagaaaataataagattattatattaataaataaaaataaaaatataaaaagatgAAAATGGACaagataatg
Coding sequences within it:
- the LOC123275505 gene encoding eukaryotic peptide chain release factor GTP-binding subunit ERF3A, which codes for MANSVAPDSWEQQADSADTTADNTFIEGKFSTLNVNAAEFVPSFCINSLPPSNVTSNETTSSASTPVNVDNTVATPEAATSGGDTPVDESTSISETNVATTTFVSPETHHAPPVPALPPDPVGNRVEEPPAGGGPPPPSNVIDPEASNSSPEHQPADSWEEAAVDGDPLITPENEEADIEEDEEMIVKITKKKPVKVAEDTKSKKEHVNVVFIGHVDAGKSTIGGQIMALTGMVDKRTLEKYEREAKERSRETWYLSWALDTNQEEREKGKTVEVGRAYFETERKHFTILDAPGHKSFVPNMIGGAAQADLAVLVISARKGEFETGFDRGGQTREHAMLAKTAGVKHLVVLVNKMDDPTVEWDEGRYNECRDKILPYLRKLGFNPAKDLTFMPVSGQLGIGLKDPIPESLCFWYSGPPFIPFIDSLPSLNRKSNGPFIMPIVDKYKDMGTVVMGKVEAGESRKGQALLVMPNRTAVIVDQLWSDDEEVTSVGPGENVKIKLKGIEEEDVSPGFVLCDGNNPITTGKVFDAQVVILEHKSIICAGYSAVMHIHCAAEEVTVKTLLCLVDKKTGDKSKTRPRFVKQDQVAIMRIECAGVICLEKFKLFPQMGRFTLRDENKTIAIGKVLKVVE